From Micromonospora sp. NBC_01699, a single genomic window includes:
- a CDS encoding VWA domain-containing protein — protein sequence MIIMRRSIAVLLGLLAALTPLGIPPASAEEPTSEPPKVELVLDVSGSMRANDIGGRTRIAVAQEAFHEVVDALPDETELGIRVLGATYPGDDKKIGCQDTQQIVPVGPVNREQAKAAIAGLRPTGFTPVGLALRGAARDLGTGGTTRRIVLITDGEDTCAPPDPCEVARELAAQGTHLVVDTLGLAPDEKVRKQLVCIAAATGGTYTSANSVEQLSSRIKQLVDRAKDTYTQTPAQVTGAGACGDAPILSPGVYTDREKFSEHRYYRVPVRADQELRASVSVALDRPLNRDYGVLLRATAADGRELVRGTDAGSGRTDVLSTGLRWSASEPDEEPSEEPTEGAGTVAETPTVCLVVSNSFSAQNAAAQVPGMPVELTIDVVDFSPAPNSPGLGRGWVLLALLTIAGLLTGLIAGWLTRWWVATWREN from the coding sequence GTGATCATCATGAGACGGTCCATCGCGGTCCTCTTAGGACTACTGGCCGCCCTTACACCCCTTGGCATTCCACCGGCCTCGGCCGAAGAACCCACCTCCGAACCGCCCAAAGTGGAGCTTGTGCTCGACGTGAGCGGGTCGATGCGGGCCAACGACATCGGCGGCCGCACCCGGATCGCCGTCGCGCAGGAGGCGTTCCACGAGGTGGTGGATGCCCTCCCGGACGAGACCGAACTCGGCATCCGGGTGCTCGGCGCCACCTATCCCGGCGACGACAAGAAGATCGGCTGCCAGGACACCCAGCAGATCGTGCCGGTCGGCCCGGTCAACCGGGAACAGGCCAAGGCCGCGATCGCCGGGCTGCGCCCCACCGGATTCACCCCGGTCGGGCTCGCGCTGCGCGGCGCCGCCCGGGATCTCGGCACCGGCGGGACGACCCGCCGGATCGTGCTCATCACCGACGGTGAGGACACCTGCGCACCGCCCGACCCGTGCGAGGTCGCCCGGGAACTCGCCGCCCAGGGCACCCACCTGGTGGTCGACACACTCGGCCTGGCCCCGGACGAAAAGGTACGCAAGCAGCTCGTCTGCATCGCCGCCGCGACCGGCGGAACGTACACCTCGGCGAACAGCGTCGAGCAGCTCAGTAGCCGGATCAAACAACTGGTCGACCGGGCGAAGGACACCTACACCCAGACCCCGGCGCAGGTCACCGGCGCCGGCGCGTGCGGTGACGCGCCGATCCTGAGCCCCGGTGTCTACACCGACCGGGAGAAGTTCTCCGAACACCGCTACTACCGGGTGCCGGTTCGGGCCGACCAGGAACTGCGCGCCTCGGTGAGCGTCGCCCTGGACCGCCCGCTCAACCGTGACTACGGCGTACTGCTGCGGGCCACCGCCGCCGACGGCCGGGAACTGGTCCGGGGCACCGACGCCGGCAGCGGTCGTACGGATGTGCTCTCCACCGGTCTGCGCTGGTCGGCGTCGGAACCGGACGAGGAGCCCAGCGAGGAACCGACCGAGGGTGCCGGCACGGTCGCCGAGACACCCACCGTCTGCCTGGTGGTCAGCAACTCCTTCTCGGCCCAGAACGCCGCAGCCCAGGTGCCCGGCATGCCGGTCGAGCTGACCATCGACGTGGTCGACTTCTCGCCCGCGCCGAACAGTCCGGGCCTCGGCCGGGGCTGGGTGCTGCTGGCGTTGCTGACCATCGCCGGTCTGCTCACCGGCCTGATCGCCGGCTGGCTGACCCGCTGGTGGGTCGCCACCTGGAGG
- a CDS encoding RNA ligase family protein has protein sequence MREGPGPGAVRKYPRTHHLPDSPGATGDDRMVTDLDGLTGELVVTEKMDGGNVTFTRDLMYARSVDSGTHAWDRPAKALWARVAHEIPDGWRVCGESMWARRSVAYTDLPGVFLVFAVWDGTHTLRGWDETAEWAALLDLPLVPVLYRGTDLATARAAWSRQRDADYSEGFVVRTAAPLPEAEFGRQVAKWVRAQHVRTPATWRHRDDFAVNGFVR, from the coding sequence ATGCGGGAGGGGCCGGGACCGGGGGCGGTGCGCAAGTATCCGCGTACCCATCACCTGCCCGACTCGCCGGGTGCGACCGGCGACGATCGGATGGTCACCGATCTCGACGGGCTGACCGGCGAACTCGTGGTGACCGAGAAGATGGACGGCGGCAACGTCACCTTCACCCGCGACCTGATGTACGCCCGCTCGGTCGACTCGGGCACGCACGCCTGGGACCGCCCGGCAAAGGCGCTCTGGGCGCGGGTGGCGCACGAGATCCCGGACGGCTGGCGGGTCTGCGGCGAGTCGATGTGGGCTCGGCGCAGCGTCGCGTACACCGATCTGCCCGGTGTTTTCCTGGTTTTCGCCGTCTGGGACGGCACGCACACGCTGCGCGGCTGGGACGAGACCGCCGAGTGGGCGGCGCTGCTGGACCTGCCGCTGGTGCCCGTGCTCTATCGCGGCACCGACCTGGCGACGGCCCGCGCGGCCTGGTCGCGGCAGCGCGACGCCGACTACTCGGAGGGCTTCGTCGTGCGCACGGCCGCGCCCCTCCCGGAGGCCGAGTTCGGCCGCCAGGTCGCCAAATGGGTACGCGCGCAGCACGTGCGCACCCCGGCGACCTGGCGACACCGGGACGACTTCGCGGTCAACGGCTTCGTCCGCTGA
- a CDS encoding helix-turn-helix domain-containing protein gives MAEPTQPKAEPTQPTPGQRVERLRRATGLSRERLAGLASLSPTTVKFIENGKRSLTLRAAQQLAPHLGVRDLGDLFGPAVTLSLDGRPSHPAVEDVRRALTAWHITVSGEPATTNYLRGATDAGWRTWHTSRHQRTEVGTLLPGLLDATQRAARLHEGSERRAALALLAQSYHLAQAYLAWHGDRELVYLTVDRGMAAALDADDPLALAHAIWYAAHLLRSTGRGDEAIERLRDARDLIEPRVADGPVEYAEMLADLYLCSALTRARTGDQGAWADWESARDVVHRALPADYVGLRTRVSRPLVEVYAVMCAVDLGNPDEAQRRSHALDPATIPSTERRGRHYVELARSADLEGASEASLHLLSKADATSPETVRYSPAARDLLTRLATEAPASVRADAVELAERAGVYL, from the coding sequence ATGGCCGAGCCGACACAGCCCAAAGCCGAGCCGACACAGCCCACACCGGGACAGCGAGTGGAACGTCTCCGGCGAGCGACGGGGCTCTCCCGTGAACGCCTTGCCGGACTGGCCAGCCTCTCGCCCACCACCGTCAAGTTCATCGAGAACGGCAAGCGGAGCCTGACCCTCCGCGCCGCTCAGCAACTCGCCCCGCACCTCGGCGTCAGAGACCTCGGCGACCTCTTCGGGCCGGCGGTCACCCTGTCTCTCGACGGTCGCCCCAGCCACCCGGCCGTCGAGGACGTGCGCCGAGCGCTGACCGCCTGGCACATCACCGTGAGCGGTGAGCCGGCCACCACCAACTACCTGCGCGGCGCAACCGACGCCGGATGGCGAACCTGGCACACGTCCCGTCACCAGCGCACGGAGGTTGGGACGCTGCTGCCCGGCCTGCTCGACGCCACCCAACGGGCGGCACGGCTCCACGAGGGGTCCGAACGACGGGCCGCCCTGGCTCTGCTCGCCCAGTCGTACCACCTCGCACAGGCGTACCTGGCGTGGCACGGCGACCGGGAGCTGGTGTACCTGACCGTCGATCGGGGCATGGCGGCCGCCCTCGACGCTGACGACCCGCTGGCCCTGGCCCACGCCATCTGGTACGCGGCGCACCTGCTCCGGTCCACGGGTCGCGGTGACGAGGCGATCGAGCGCCTGCGGGATGCGCGGGACCTGATCGAACCCCGAGTCGCGGACGGGCCGGTCGAGTACGCCGAGATGCTGGCTGACCTGTACCTGTGTTCCGCGTTGACGCGAGCGCGGACTGGCGACCAGGGCGCGTGGGCCGACTGGGAGTCCGCCCGAGACGTCGTGCACCGGGCGCTGCCGGCGGACTACGTGGGCCTCCGGACCAGGGTGTCCCGACCGCTGGTTGAGGTGTACGCGGTGATGTGTGCCGTGGACCTCGGCAACCCGGACGAGGCTCAGCGGCGGTCGCACGCGTTGGACCCGGCCACCATCCCGTCGACGGAGCGCCGGGGTCGCCACTACGTCGAGTTGGCCCGCAGTGCCGATCTCGAAGGCGCGTCCGAAGCGAGCCTGCACCTGCTGAGCAAAGCGGACGCGACCTCACCCGAAACGGTTCGGTACTCGCCGGCGGCCCGGGATCTGCTGACCAGGTTGGCGACGGAGGCGCCTGCCTCGGTGCGCGCGGACGCAGTCGAGCTGGCTGAACGAGCGGGCGTCTACCTGTAG
- a CDS encoding ABC transporter ATP-binding protein, which yields MATVTYSKATRIYAGTERPAVDHLDLEIGDGEFLVLVGPSGCGKSTSLRMLAGLEDVDDGSIFIDSRDVTHLPPKARDIAMVFQNYALYPHMTVYENMAFALKLRKTSKAEIDRRVKEAAALLQLDDYLGRKPKALSGGQRQRVAMGRAIVREPQVFLMDEPLSNLDAKLRVQTRTQIASLQAKLGITTVYVTHDQVEAMTMGHRVAVMLDGVLQQVDTPRALYDTPSNVFVAGFMGSPAMNIKTVPLTETGANFAELIVPLTREQIEAAKADGGNGNVTVGFRPEDCDLVSPSEGGLPVTVELVEDLGSDANIYGTATINGTSERFVVRTDRRTMPNMGDTVYVKPRTGKNHTFHATTGVRI from the coding sequence ATGGCTACGGTCACCTATTCCAAGGCAACCCGCATCTACGCGGGCACCGAACGCCCCGCAGTCGACCACCTCGACCTGGAGATCGGCGACGGGGAGTTCCTCGTCCTGGTCGGCCCCTCCGGCTGCGGCAAGTCCACCAGCCTGCGGATGCTCGCCGGCCTGGAGGACGTCGACGACGGCTCGATCTTCATCGACAGCCGCGACGTCACCCACCTGCCGCCGAAGGCACGGGACATCGCGATGGTGTTCCAGAACTACGCGCTCTACCCGCACATGACGGTCTACGAGAACATGGCGTTCGCGTTGAAGCTCCGCAAGACCTCGAAGGCGGAGATCGACCGGCGGGTCAAGGAGGCGGCGGCGCTGCTCCAGCTCGACGACTACCTCGGCCGCAAGCCGAAGGCGCTCTCCGGTGGCCAGCGCCAGCGGGTGGCGATGGGCCGGGCGATCGTCCGCGAGCCGCAGGTCTTCCTCATGGACGAGCCGCTGTCGAACCTCGACGCCAAGCTCCGGGTGCAGACCCGTACGCAGATCGCGTCGTTGCAGGCCAAGCTCGGCATCACCACCGTCTACGTCACCCACGACCAGGTCGAGGCGATGACCATGGGTCACCGGGTGGCGGTCATGCTCGACGGCGTGCTCCAGCAGGTCGACACCCCGCGGGCGCTCTACGACACCCCGTCGAACGTCTTCGTGGCCGGCTTCATGGGCTCCCCGGCGATGAACATCAAGACCGTTCCGCTGACCGAGACCGGCGCGAACTTCGCCGAGCTGATCGTTCCGCTCACCCGTGAGCAGATCGAGGCGGCCAAGGCCGACGGCGGCAACGGCAACGTCACCGTGGGCTTCCGCCCCGAGGACTGCGACCTGGTCAGCCCGAGCGAGGGCGGCCTGCCGGTGACGGTCGAGCTGGTCGAGGACCTCGGCTCGGACGCCAACATCTACGGCACCGCCACGATCAACGGCACCTCGGAGCGCTTCGTGGTGCGTACCGACCGGCGCACGATGCCGAACATGGGTGACACCGTCTACGTGAAGCCGCGTACCGGCAAGAACCACACCTTCCACGCCACCACCGGCGTGCGCATCTGA
- a CDS encoding C40 family peptidase has protein sequence MRPTLIRNPWPGVQSLAKLMFALVLIGGALFGVSSLASAASKSCTSGSPGERAVCRAEQQIGDRYVWGAEGPSSFDCSGLVYYAYKGTGASLARTTAEVQSHKGKTVSVKNLQKGDLLYFDWNNDGNVDHVGIYAGKGKMVHASSGSGKVKKVTLSAYYKNHLDTAKRLTPTKPPKADPKKSSSGESPKPKAKSQPTPTPTPVAVEINNVYP, from the coding sequence GTGCGACCGACCCTGATCCGCAACCCGTGGCCGGGAGTCCAGTCCCTTGCCAAGCTGATGTTCGCCCTGGTCCTGATCGGCGGGGCCCTGTTCGGGGTGAGCAGCCTGGCCAGTGCCGCGAGCAAGTCGTGCACCAGCGGGAGTCCGGGCGAGCGGGCGGTCTGCCGGGCCGAGCAGCAGATCGGCGACCGGTACGTCTGGGGCGCCGAGGGCCCGAGCAGCTTCGACTGTTCCGGTCTCGTCTACTACGCGTACAAGGGGACCGGGGCGAGCCTGGCGCGTACCACCGCCGAGGTGCAGTCACACAAGGGGAAGACCGTCTCGGTCAAGAACCTCCAGAAGGGCGACCTGCTCTACTTCGACTGGAACAACGACGGCAACGTCGACCACGTGGGCATCTACGCCGGCAAGGGCAAGATGGTCCACGCCTCGTCCGGGTCGGGCAAGGTCAAGAAGGTGACGCTGAGCGCGTACTACAAGAACCACCTGGACACGGCCAAGCGGCTGACGCCGACCAAGCCGCCGAAGGCCGACCCGAAGAAGTCGTCATCGGGTGAATCGCCGAAGCCGAAGGCGAAGTCGCAGCCCACACCCACTCCGACCCCGGTAGCCGTCGAAATCAACAACGTGTATCCGTGA
- a CDS encoding NlpC/P60 family protein, giving the protein MKRIRKLLPLLFATTLIGAAIALTTGLASAAPNCTGNGNQKALCHAREQVGKKCSWDAKQTKALACARIGYEAYRKAGLKGNYLPASGSYNKAVKLGWTVPVKDRKAGDLLYFNSSGQGVDRVGIYAGKDRVIIATGSPSSKKSETVKLTELTPARIKQLTKLAVRPVVAGPKVEQVRVNNPMAEQDGTDSCPEPDGGAPDEETPDGGAPDEETPEGDVGTPEGETPAPEGEGTEGDTPEGDGTEGDGTEPVEDDVETPGGDDTTTTSGDGTTTTTTTTTTTGDGTTTTTTTTTGGDTSGGPESDADTTGTEPAPDADSPEGDADTDSPDTAPETDADADTDNPDGDAPETDAETDSPDSGAPDTDSPEGDEQGDGEGDGEGDAACGGTEDEPTTDGEPTTEPTDDCVDTDVVDHKIVSIDPSGALDDKPGVVEPATAGDNGTGTNPEEAPCDRP; this is encoded by the coding sequence ATGAAACGAATCCGAAAACTGTTGCCGCTGCTGTTCGCGACAACCCTGATCGGCGCGGCGATCGCGCTCACCACCGGTCTGGCAAGTGCGGCTCCGAACTGCACCGGAAACGGCAACCAGAAGGCGCTGTGCCATGCCCGGGAGCAGGTGGGCAAGAAGTGCAGTTGGGACGCGAAGCAGACGAAGGCTCTGGCCTGTGCCCGGATCGGCTACGAGGCGTACCGGAAAGCGGGTTTGAAGGGCAACTACCTGCCCGCGTCCGGCAGCTACAACAAGGCGGTCAAACTGGGTTGGACGGTGCCGGTCAAGGACCGTAAGGCCGGGGACCTGCTCTACTTCAACTCGTCGGGACAGGGCGTCGACCGGGTCGGAATCTATGCCGGAAAAGACCGGGTGATCATTGCCACCGGTTCTCCGTCCTCGAAGAAGTCCGAAACCGTCAAGCTCACCGAGCTGACCCCCGCCCGGATCAAGCAACTGACGAAGCTGGCGGTACGCCCCGTCGTCGCCGGTCCGAAAGTCGAACAGGTTCGGGTGAACAACCCCATGGCGGAACAGGACGGCACCGATTCGTGCCCCGAACCCGACGGCGGCGCCCCCGACGAGGAGACGCCCGACGGCGGTGCCCCGGACGAGGAGACGCCCGAGGGAGACGTCGGCACGCCGGAGGGCGAAACGCCCGCCCCCGAGGGGGAGGGAACCGAGGGCGACACCCCCGAGGGGGACGGGACCGAGGGTGACGGGACCGAGCCGGTCGAGGACGACGTCGAGACACCGGGTGGGGACGACACCACGACGACCTCCGGCGACGGCACCACGACCACTACCACCACCACGACGACCACGGGCGACGGAACCACCACGACGACCACCACGACGACCGGTGGCGACACCAGCGGTGGACCCGAGAGCGACGCCGACACCACCGGGACGGAGCCCGCCCCCGACGCCGACAGTCCCGAGGGCGACGCGGACACCGACAGCCCGGATACCGCCCCCGAGACCGACGCCGACGCGGACACCGACAACCCGGACGGCGACGCCCCGGAGACCGACGCCGAGACCGACAGCCCGGACAGTGGCGCCCCGGACACCGACAGCCCCGAGGGCGACGAGCAGGGCGACGGGGAGGGTGACGGGGAGGGTGACGCGGCTTGCGGTGGCACCGAGGACGAGCCGACCACCGACGGTGAGCCGACCACCGAGCCGACCGATGACTGCGTCGACACCGACGTAGTCGACCACAAGATCGTGAGCATCGACCCGTCCGGCGCGCTGGACGACAAGCCCGGCGTGGTGGAACCGGCCACCGCCGGGGACAACGGCACCGGCACGAACCCGGAGGAGGCACCGTGCGACCGACCCTGA
- the recD2 gene encoding SF1B family DNA helicase RecD2, whose protein sequence is MLLDAVLERITYANEETGYTIARVATDRSGNDLLTVVGALLGAQPGESLRLVGRWGSHPKYGRQFEVHSYTTVLPATIQGIERYLGSGLIKGIGPKMAARIVELFGADTLRIIEEEPGRLVEVHGLGKKRTAMIGAAWEEQKAIKEVMIFLQGVGVSTSLAVRIYKKYADKSVAVVRDEPYRLAADVWGIGFKTADTIAQAVGIPHDSPQRVQAGIQYTLSEAADSGHCYLPEPNLVADATEILQVPADLVRTCLDTLAADEGVVREQVPNPSTEGATIPAVYLVPFHRAETALANSLLRLLNHRSDRMPAFGGVDWTKALAWLRTRTGADLADEQERAVRLALTAKVAVLTGGPGCGKSFTVKSIIALAAAKQAKIVLAAPTGRAAKRMTELTGHPAATVHRLLQLRPGGEPTHDRDNPIDADLIVVDEASMLDLILANKLVKAVAPGAHLLLVGDVDQLPSVGAGEVLRDILGAEAIPRVRLTKIFRQAQESGVVVNAHRINAGQPPAIGEYPDFFLFPMDEPEDTAKLVVDIVAHRIPRKFRMHPRDIQVLTPMHRGPAGAGNLNTILQEALAPHRESMPERRHGARVFRVGDKVIQVRNNYDKGKAGVFNGTVGVITALSGEDRQLTVRTDEDEDLAYDFDELDELQHAYAITVHRSQGSEYPAVVIPVTMSSYTMLQRNLLYTAVTRARKLVVLAGSRKAIAIAVRTAGTGRRHTALTHRLTSP, encoded by the coding sequence GTGCTGCTGGACGCGGTGCTGGAGCGGATCACGTACGCCAATGAGGAGACCGGGTACACGATCGCTCGCGTCGCCACCGACCGCTCCGGCAATGATCTGCTGACCGTGGTCGGGGCGCTGCTCGGGGCGCAGCCGGGGGAGAGCCTGCGGCTGGTCGGGCGGTGGGGCTCGCACCCGAAGTACGGGCGACAGTTCGAGGTGCACTCGTACACGACTGTGCTGCCGGCGACGATCCAGGGGATTGAGCGGTATCTCGGCTCGGGGCTGATCAAGGGGATCGGGCCGAAGATGGCCGCCCGGATCGTGGAGCTGTTCGGGGCGGACACGCTGCGGATCATCGAGGAGGAGCCGGGTCGGCTGGTCGAGGTGCACGGGCTCGGCAAGAAGCGTACGGCGATGATCGGCGCCGCGTGGGAGGAACAGAAGGCGATCAAGGAAGTGATGATCTTCCTCCAGGGTGTCGGAGTTTCCACCTCACTGGCCGTACGGATCTACAAGAAGTACGCCGACAAGTCCGTCGCAGTGGTTCGCGACGAGCCGTACCGGCTGGCCGCCGACGTGTGGGGGATCGGCTTCAAGACCGCCGACACCATCGCCCAGGCCGTCGGCATTCCGCACGACAGCCCGCAACGGGTCCAGGCCGGCATCCAGTACACCCTCTCCGAGGCGGCCGACAGCGGGCACTGCTACCTGCCCGAACCGAACCTGGTCGCCGACGCCACCGAGATCCTCCAGGTCCCGGCCGACCTGGTCCGCACCTGCCTGGACACCCTCGCCGCCGACGAGGGCGTCGTACGCGAACAGGTGCCGAACCCCAGCACCGAGGGCGCGACGATTCCGGCGGTGTACCTGGTGCCGTTCCACCGGGCCGAGACCGCGCTCGCCAACAGCCTGCTCCGGCTGCTGAACCATCGCAGTGACCGGATGCCGGCCTTCGGCGGGGTGGACTGGACGAAGGCGCTCGCCTGGTTGCGTACCCGGACCGGGGCCGACCTGGCCGACGAGCAGGAACGGGCGGTGCGGCTCGCACTCACCGCGAAGGTCGCCGTCCTCACCGGCGGACCCGGCTGCGGCAAGTCCTTCACGGTCAAATCCATCATCGCCCTGGCTGCGGCGAAGCAGGCGAAGATCGTGCTGGCCGCGCCGACCGGCCGGGCCGCGAAGCGGATGACCGAGCTGACCGGGCACCCGGCCGCTACCGTGCACCGGCTGCTGCAACTGCGTCCCGGCGGCGAGCCGACCCACGACCGGGACAACCCGATCGACGCCGACCTGATAGTGGTGGACGAGGCGTCGATGCTCGACCTGATCCTGGCCAACAAGCTGGTCAAGGCGGTCGCGCCCGGCGCACACCTGCTGCTGGTCGGCGACGTGGACCAGTTGCCGTCGGTCGGTGCGGGCGAGGTGCTGCGCGACATCCTCGGCGCCGAGGCCATTCCCCGGGTACGTCTGACGAAGATCTTCCGCCAGGCGCAGGAGTCCGGGGTGGTGGTCAACGCGCACCGGATCAACGCCGGACAGCCGCCCGCGATCGGCGAGTATCCCGACTTCTTCCTCTTCCCGATGGACGAGCCGGAGGACACCGCCAAGCTCGTGGTCGACATCGTCGCGCACCGGATCCCGCGCAAGTTCAGAATGCACCCGCGTGACATCCAGGTGCTCACCCCGATGCACCGGGGCCCGGCCGGCGCCGGGAACCTCAACACGATCCTTCAGGAGGCGCTCGCCCCGCACCGCGAGTCGATGCCGGAGCGGCGGCACGGGGCCAGGGTCTTCCGGGTCGGCGACAAGGTCATCCAGGTCCGCAACAACTACGACAAGGGCAAGGCCGGGGTCTTCAACGGCACGGTCGGCGTGATCACCGCGCTCAGCGGCGAGGACCGCCAGCTCACCGTCCGCACCGACGAGGACGAGGACCTGGCGTACGACTTTGACGAGCTGGACGAGCTGCAACACGCGTACGCCATCACCGTGCACCGGTCGCAGGGCAGCGAGTATCCGGCGGTGGTGATTCCGGTGACCATGAGTTCGTACACGATGTTGCAGCGCAACCTGCTCTACACCGCGGTCACCCGGGCCCGGAAACTCGTCGTGCTCGCCGGCTCCCGCAAGGCGATCGCGATCGCGGTCCGCACCGCCGGGACCGGTCGCCGGCACACCGCCCTGACCCATCGACTGACCTCGCCGTAA
- a CDS encoding helix-turn-helix domain-containing protein has protein sequence MTGASNWRDVKAEARAADPDWDSEERIRRRTQMREEMLASISGAQLAEIRKQLGLTQTQLAETAGLSQAHISQIESGTATNLETLRAYVTGLGGHLDIVARIGNIQLNIA, from the coding sequence ATGACCGGAGCATCGAATTGGCGCGATGTCAAAGCCGAGGCGCGGGCGGCTGACCCCGACTGGGACAGCGAGGAGCGCATCCGCCGCCGGACCCAGATGCGAGAAGAAATGCTTGCCTCGATCAGCGGCGCCCAACTTGCCGAGATCCGCAAACAACTCGGCCTCACGCAGACCCAACTCGCTGAAACCGCCGGCCTTTCCCAGGCCCATATCAGCCAGATCGAAAGCGGCACCGCCACCAACCTCGAAACCCTCCGCGCCTATGTCACCGGGCTCGGTGGCCACCTCGACATCGTTGCCCGCATCGGCAACATCCAGCTCAACATCGCCTGA
- a CDS encoding DUF397 domain-containing protein has translation MRASTDLSRAQWRKSTRSNTGGGGCVEVADNLPGVVAVRDSNDPSGPALTFKPTAWRGFVNQAKQN, from the coding sequence TTGAGAGCCAGCACCGACCTCAGTAGGGCTCAGTGGAGGAAGTCGACCAGAAGCAACACGGGAGGCGGGGGCTGCGTCGAGGTGGCCGACAACCTGCCCGGCGTCGTGGCCGTCCGCGACAGCAATGACCCGTCCGGCCCCGCGCTGACCTTCAAGCCGACCGCGTGGCGTGGCTTCGTCAATCAGGCAAAGCAGAACTAG
- a CDS encoding helix-turn-helix domain-containing protein: MRDQLRRQRGLRNMSQEEFGKRANYSGSTVSAVETGTRLLDMPYARRTDDLLDSGGLFESLLRSAQEDGEPTWLKPWPEAERDARQLRFFEPILIPGLFQTENYARAVLRLDDTLSESEVEQQLATRMGRQEILTRERPPQIIGVIDESALRLREAIMGEQLAHLLRMAELPYVHIHVVPLSAGLHIGLSGPLMLAMLADGAWVGYLDHQIDGLPVGVEEHVARLLARWEGVRSAALPEGLSLALIKEIESQHRPQ, from the coding sequence ATTCGTGATCAGCTTCGTAGGCAGCGAGGCTTGCGCAACATGTCGCAGGAGGAATTCGGCAAGCGCGCGAACTACTCGGGCTCCACTGTTTCTGCCGTGGAAACCGGAACCCGATTGCTCGACATGCCGTACGCCAGGCGGACCGACGACCTCCTGGATAGCGGTGGACTGTTCGAGTCTCTGCTGAGGTCGGCGCAGGAGGACGGTGAGCCGACCTGGCTCAAGCCCTGGCCGGAGGCCGAGCGCGACGCGAGGCAGCTCCGATTCTTCGAGCCGATACTGATCCCCGGCCTGTTCCAGACCGAGAACTATGCCCGCGCGGTGCTGCGCCTCGATGACACCCTCTCGGAATCCGAGGTGGAGCAGCAGCTGGCCACCCGGATGGGGCGGCAGGAGATCCTTACCCGCGAGCGCCCCCCTCAGATCATCGGCGTCATCGATGAGTCCGCGTTGCGCCTTCGCGAAGCAATCATGGGGGAGCAACTCGCCCACCTGCTGCGCATGGCTGAGCTGCCGTACGTTCATATCCATGTCGTGCCGTTGAGCGCCGGTCTGCACATCGGGCTGTCCGGTCCGCTCATGCTGGCGATGTTGGCGGACGGGGCCTGGGTCGGTTACCTGGACCATCAGATCGATGGATTGCCGGTTGGCGTCGAGGAGCATGTGGCTAGGCTTCTGGCGAGGTGGGAAGGCGTGCGGAGCGCCGCCCTCCCCGAAGGATTGTCGCTCGCCCTGATCAAGGAGATTGAGAGCCAGCACCGACCTCAGTAG
- a CDS encoding endonuclease/exonuclease/phosphatase family protein: protein MPSVRRQLLTAKVTPLALATALIGALIAGTAVLASAAESTAPLSNRVMTWNIHVGKDGGPAEKAKEIAKYRPQVLGIQEACREDVRKTVEILKSKYKLRYHIAYGTVMNDRANCGFWGGNAFGQAIISAAPITTKGNKLYARGGTEPRGYMWVETTVNGKKTRVFNTHLSEHGQNELRAEQVGTLVEVARQFARSIVLGDFNAQPHSSEMRSMWVYYRDADPNCGSKANAKCKATADAGPPRKKFDYVFLRKNMALPGVTVVNSKYSDHDIVYADLR from the coding sequence ATGCCATCGGTACGACGGCAACTGCTTACCGCCAAGGTGACGCCACTCGCCTTGGCCACCGCCCTCATCGGCGCACTCATCGCCGGCACCGCCGTGCTCGCCTCGGCCGCCGAGTCGACCGCGCCACTGTCCAATCGGGTAATGACCTGGAACATCCACGTCGGGAAGGACGGCGGTCCGGCGGAGAAGGCAAAGGAAATCGCCAAGTACCGGCCACAGGTCCTCGGCATACAGGAAGCCTGCCGAGAGGATGTTAGGAAGACGGTCGAGATCCTCAAGAGCAAGTACAAACTCAGGTACCACATCGCCTACGGCACCGTGATGAATGACCGGGCCAACTGCGGATTCTGGGGCGGAAACGCCTTTGGGCAGGCGATCATCTCGGCAGCGCCGATTACGACGAAGGGCAACAAGCTCTACGCTCGCGGCGGCACCGAGCCGCGCGGTTACATGTGGGTGGAGACCACTGTCAACGGCAAGAAAACCCGGGTGTTCAACACCCATCTTTCCGAGCACGGCCAGAACGAGCTTCGGGCCGAGCAGGTCGGAACCCTGGTTGAGGTGGCGAGACAGTTCGCCAGATCCATAGTGCTCGGCGACTTCAACGCTCAGCCGCACTCGTCGGAAATGCGGTCCATGTGGGTGTACTACCGGGATGCCGACCCCAACTGTGGCTCCAAGGCAAACGCGAAGTGCAAGGCGACCGCAGACGCGGGTCCCCCTCGCAAAAAATTTGACTACGTCTTTCTACGGAAAAACATGGCTCTTCCGGGCGTGACTGTCGTGAATTCAAAGTACTCCGACCACGACATCGTCTACGCCGACCTGAGATAG